The DNA sequence GGTTTCAAAAATTATCTGAAGCTTCTCGAAGACCCTATTTTTTGGCGTTCTCTTATGAACACGGTGATCTTCATGGGGGTTGCAGTCAACGTAGAATTCCTCTTGGGACTGATTCTTGCGCAGCTCATTTTCAAAGTAACTCGAGGACAGAGCATCGTGAGAACGGCAATCATGGCTCCTATGATGTTTGCTCCAGTTCTGGTCGGCTTTCAGTTTAAATGGTTTTTCAATGACCAGGTTGGACTGGTCAACAACCTCATTTACTTTTTCACCGGTGAATATCGGCTCATTCCATGGCTCATCAACTATCCTTTGAATCTCCTTGCCCTTCTTGCGGCTGAAATATGGATGAGTACACCTTTTATGGTTATCATTCTCCTTGCAGGGCTGGTGAGTCTACCGGCCGAACCGTTCGAAGCTGCTGCCGTAGACGGTGCTTCCCCTTGGCAGCAATTTCGGTATATCACTCTCCCTCTCATTGGCCCTTTTACAT is a window from the Atribacterota bacterium genome containing:
- a CDS encoding sugar ABC transporter permease, encoding MIRSVRQGRRRFFDRNIAFLMILPAIIIVTALIVVPMVYSFYLSLTNLNLLHPSRARFIGFKNYLKLLEDPIFWRSLMNTVIFMGVAVNVEFLLGLILAQLIFKVTRGQSIVRTAIMAPMMFAPVLVGFQFKWFFNDQVGLVNNLIYFFTGEYRLIPWLINYPLNLLALLAAEIWMSTPFMVIILLAGLVSLPAEPFEAAAVDGASPWQQFRYITLPLIGPFTYIAMVIRSLDLGRAYDLVRIMTAGGPANRSEMIWTYTFRLAINDNKFGMGTAMSFVTVVLSFIFVIYLFQQLAKSRQEVY